The following proteins are encoded in a genomic region of Bacillus sp. FJAT-22090:
- a CDS encoding response regulator transcription factor, with translation MLDAKILVVDDEQAIGDMVDIILKKEGFTHVDVCTNYKDADLLISHNNYDLLILDIMLPDGTGLDLAKKVRTKSDAPIFFLTAKANDADKLRGFMYGADDYITKPFNPMELAARVKVQMKRYTSSFLKPLSKQVFDFGRFQLNVAAAELTVAEDTSVLSGKLFHLLQFFCEHPGQVLSKEQIYSQVWGEEHFIDDNTIMVHVRKLREKIEVNPGNPQLILTIRGVGYKLISKEN, from the coding sequence GTGTTAGATGCGAAAATATTAGTAGTGGATGATGAACAGGCTATCGGAGATATGGTTGATATAATTCTAAAAAAAGAAGGATTTACCCATGTTGATGTATGTACAAATTACAAAGATGCAGACTTACTCATTTCACATAATAATTATGATCTATTGATATTAGATATTATGCTCCCAGATGGAACTGGACTAGATTTAGCGAAAAAGGTCCGCACAAAATCAGATGCACCAATCTTTTTTTTAACAGCAAAAGCAAATGATGCAGATAAGCTTCGTGGTTTCATGTACGGAGCCGATGATTATATTACCAAACCATTTAATCCAATGGAACTCGCAGCTCGCGTAAAAGTGCAGATGAAACGGTATACCTCCTCCTTCTTAAAGCCTTTATCGAAGCAAGTGTTTGACTTTGGTAGGTTCCAATTGAACGTAGCAGCAGCTGAATTGACTGTAGCAGAAGATACTTCTGTTTTAAGCGGAAAACTTTTTCATTTACTCCAATTCTTTTGCGAACATCCTGGGCAGGTCCTTTCAAAAGAACAAATTTATTCTCAAGTATGGGGAGAAGAGCATTTTATTGATGATAACACGATAATGGTTCATGTCCGAAAGCTACGAGAAAAAATTGAAGTTAACCCAGGTAACCCTCAACTTATTTTAACTATCCGTGGAGTCGGATACAAACTCATTAGTAAGGAGAATTAG
- a CDS encoding sensor histidine kinase: MSLSGKMTTRFLAYFVIFYSVLLIVSIGLIVYFVYDLIESNSYSDIRELDAFELESDFTKDSNGVYHLSQKLIDSAHENTGLVQLINKNGKVLASSENNSNCCESYTLSQFVAMTKTKEAFVWEQGDGLYIVFIEKHPATQLLSMIVQENIGSLSHETKKKLDDADASLEIYTTEGRLKQVVYGDKKQALSGIEILASSHNYSERKEVVASEILEDGTIAVVRMNNSNYYPFEPAFLDGMKKFGIGLLLFHLILFFFTILFSFWIGNRFGRPVLFFLKRIEKLAEQDYKPLDDRRLRTKKTGRFKRKYRVYEDIDRSLSRLANTLEANERKIMQTEKLREDWITGLSHDLKTPLSSIYGYSTMLASDDYDWSNLEVKNFAKTMQEKSNYMDALIEDLTYTYQLKNNAIAINKVDVNLLSFLKMYVKNSVWGDIQDPQGDNHAHVFIDPKLFERVLDNLVGNAIKHTPIGTKVYLKVDQMKDTVQLTIWDEGKGIPKEELESLFDRYYRGTNTTSEVSGTGLGLAITKQLVEAHDGQIHVESSDKGTIVTIILPTSVS, from the coding sequence ATGAGTTTATCAGGGAAAATGACTACACGATTTTTAGCATATTTTGTTATCTTTTATAGTGTATTACTTATTGTGTCTATCGGACTGATAGTATATTTTGTTTATGATCTAATCGAGAGCAATAGTTACTCTGATATTCGTGAATTAGATGCATTTGAACTTGAGTCCGATTTTACCAAGGATTCAAATGGGGTCTATCATTTATCTCAAAAGTTAATAGATTCAGCGCATGAAAATACAGGACTTGTTCAATTAATCAACAAGAATGGCAAAGTCCTAGCTAGTTCAGAAAATAACAGTAATTGCTGTGAAAGCTACACTTTATCACAATTTGTAGCAATGACAAAAACAAAAGAGGCTTTTGTTTGGGAACAAGGCGATGGCTTATATATAGTATTTATCGAAAAACATCCTGCCACACAGTTATTATCTATGATAGTTCAAGAAAATATCGGAAGTTTATCGCATGAAACCAAAAAGAAACTAGATGATGCAGACGCAAGCCTAGAAATCTATACGACAGAAGGTAGACTAAAACAAGTTGTTTATGGTGACAAAAAACAAGCACTCAGTGGGATTGAAATACTCGCTAGTTCCCATAACTATTCTGAAAGAAAAGAAGTTGTTGCTTCAGAAATACTTGAAGATGGTACCATCGCTGTCGTCCGAATGAATAATTCAAATTATTATCCCTTTGAACCCGCATTTTTAGATGGGATGAAAAAGTTTGGAATAGGACTTCTTTTATTTCACCTCATTCTTTTTTTCTTTACTATTTTATTCTCTTTTTGGATTGGGAATCGCTTTGGCCGACCTGTTTTATTTTTTCTTAAACGTATCGAAAAGTTAGCCGAGCAAGACTATAAACCTTTAGATGATCGTAGATTAAGAACTAAAAAGACCGGACGTTTTAAACGAAAATATCGTGTATACGAAGACATTGATCGATCACTTTCCAGATTAGCAAATACGTTAGAAGCTAATGAGCGAAAAATAATGCAGACTGAAAAGTTACGCGAAGATTGGATTACTGGTTTGTCACATGATTTAAAAACACCACTTAGTTCTATTTATGGATATTCCACTATGCTTGCTTCTGATGATTATGACTGGTCAAATCTAGAAGTTAAAAATTTTGCAAAGACTATGCAAGAGAAGTCGAACTATATGGATGCTTTAATAGAAGATTTAACATACACGTATCAATTAAAAAATAATGCAATTGCTATCAATAAAGTCGATGTGAATCTTTTAAGTTTTCTTAAGATGTATGTTAAAAATTCTGTTTGGGGAGATATACAAGACCCCCAAGGAGACAACCATGCACATGTTTTTATTGATCCAAAATTATTCGAAAGAGTTCTCGATAATTTAGTCGGAAATGCGATAAAGCATACCCCTATAGGAACAAAAGTATATTTAAAAGTAGACCAAATGAAAGATACTGTTCAATTAACTATTTGGGATGAAGGAAAGGGAATTCCAAAGGAAGAGCTTGAAAGCCTGTTCGACCGCTACTATCGTGGAACAAATACCACTTCGGAAGTATCAGGAACCGGGTTAGGACTAGCTATAACGAAACAGCTTGTGGAAGCACACGACGGACAAATACATGTAGAGTCAAGTGACAAAGGAACAATTGTAACGATCATACTGCCCACTTCTGTAAGTTAG
- a CDS encoding ribonucleotide-diphosphate reductase subunit beta, with translation MQLEKRKLMDKEAPNRSTSIVNGQSSNILNWDDVRFNWAYPKYKKMLGNFWTPFEINMSNDIKQFSGLTDNEREAFLKIIGLLALLDSVQTDFAGKVADFLTDSSLNALMIILAQQEVIHNHSYSYVLSSLVSKDEQNRVFDFWRTEPVLQKRNDFVLKGYEEFAEQPDVDNLLRSVVYDVILEGLFFYSGFSFFYHLARHQKMVATSTMINYINRDEQLHVDLFVKIYKELLTEYPQFDTPERASEVEEIFREAAQLEVDWAREVIGDKIDGLDIEDVEEYIYFYANVRCNQLGYDRPFPEYRKNPLKWIKAYEEVDLGKTDFFEQKSRQYVKVNVQDNGFDDL, from the coding sequence ATGCAATTAGAAAAAAGAAAATTAATGGATAAAGAAGCGCCAAACCGTTCTACTAGTATCGTAAACGGCCAAAGTTCCAATATATTAAACTGGGACGATGTACGATTTAATTGGGCATATCCAAAGTATAAAAAAATGCTTGGAAATTTTTGGACCCCTTTTGAAATTAATATGAGCAATGATATTAAGCAATTTTCGGGGCTAACAGATAATGAGCGAGAAGCATTCTTGAAAATAATTGGTTTGCTTGCCCTTTTAGACAGTGTTCAAACAGACTTTGCAGGAAAAGTAGCAGACTTTTTGACTGACTCTAGCTTGAATGCATTGATGATTATTCTAGCGCAGCAGGAAGTGATTCATAATCATTCATATTCATATGTGCTTTCTAGCTTAGTTTCCAAAGATGAGCAAAACCGTGTATTTGATTTCTGGCGCACAGAGCCTGTTTTGCAAAAGCGAAATGACTTCGTTTTAAAAGGGTATGAAGAATTCGCAGAGCAGCCGGATGTGGATAACTTACTGCGCTCTGTTGTATATGATGTCATATTAGAAGGGTTGTTTTTCTATTCGGGCTTCTCATTTTTCTATCATCTTGCCAGACATCAAAAGATGGTCGCTACGAGCACAATGATTAACTATATCAATAGGGATGAACAGTTGCATGTTGACTTATTCGTAAAGATTTATAAAGAGTTATTAACAGAGTATCCACAATTTGATACTCCTGAGCGTGCGAGTGAAGTGGAGGAGATTTTCCGAGAAGCAGCACAGCTCGAGGTCGACTGGGCACGTGAGGTAATCGGTGATAAAATAGACGGTTTAGATATAGAGGACGTGGAAGAATATATTTATTTTTACGCAAATGTACGATGCAACCAGTTAGGCTATGACCGTCCATTCCCCGAATATCGCAAAAATCCATTAAAGTGGATCAAAGCTTATGAAGAAGTAGATTTAGGAAAAACCGACTTTTTTGAACAAAAATCTCGACAATATGTGAAGGTAAATGTGCAAGATAACGGATTTGATGACTTATAA
- a CDS encoding ribonucleoside-diphosphate reductase subunit alpha → MSLSNYHSSRTHNQNKEEIKMTSITFTEKQEVLHHLVKEFGEDNMAPLIKSHERWMKKNPEGTTSAWSKSMSLEALSFLDEQETYWTFVAARIHLAHVYEQVASQRKTTSNNVYSKFASNVQLQAANGIYDIRLTEAYSFDELQQLAEIIVPERDFLFTYIGVKTLLDRYVARDFDKSIVELPQERWLIIAMTLMKEEKENRIGKIKEAYWAMSNLYMTVATPTLSNAGKPHGQLSSCFIDTVDDSLQGIYDSNTDVATLSKFGGGIGVYMGKVRSRGSSIRGFIGASSGVLPWIKQLNNTAVSVDQLGQRQGAIAVYLDVWHKDIFTFLDLRLNNGDERLRAHDIFTGVCLPDLFMEKVDAREEWHLFDPHEVRQLKGYSLEDFYDEKRGEGSFREKYEECVNDYRLSRETVPAIDLIKRIMRSQLETGVPFMFYRDEVNRSNPNKHEGMVYSSNLCTEIFQNQSATSFESIQLEDDVIVTKRKAGDFVVCNLSSINLGRAVPENVLERLIKIQVRMLDNVIDLNMIPVPQAQRTNARYRGIGLGTFGWHHLLALNSIRWESDEAVEFADKLYEKVAFLTIQASAELAKEKGAYPLFEGSDWQTGAYFEKRQYEGQEWNELRKEVTENGIRNGYLMAVAPNSSTSILAGSTASIDPIFQKFYSEEKKDYKIPVTVPDLNSETTWFYKSAYFIDQHWTLKQNAARQRHIDQGVSLNLYVQNSIKAKELLDLHLDAWNSGLKTTYYVRSTSVELVDCDSCSS, encoded by the coding sequence GTGTCCTTAAGCAACTATCACTCCAGCAGAACCCATAATCAAAACAAGGAGGAAATAAAAATGACATCAATTACCTTTACAGAAAAACAGGAGGTACTCCACCATTTAGTAAAAGAATTCGGAGAAGACAATATGGCACCACTCATTAAATCACATGAAAGATGGATGAAGAAGAATCCGGAGGGTACCACCTCTGCTTGGTCTAAGTCGATGTCTTTGGAAGCATTAAGTTTTTTAGATGAACAAGAAACGTATTGGACTTTTGTTGCGGCGCGCATTCATTTGGCACATGTATATGAACAAGTCGCTAGTCAAAGAAAAACAACATCTAATAATGTTTACAGTAAATTTGCTAGCAATGTACAACTCCAAGCTGCTAATGGAATTTACGACATTCGTTTGACGGAAGCCTATTCGTTTGATGAATTACAACAGTTAGCAGAAATAATTGTTCCAGAGAGAGATTTTTTATTTACATATATTGGTGTTAAAACTTTACTCGATCGTTATGTCGCAAGGGACTTTGACAAATCAATTGTTGAACTTCCACAAGAACGTTGGCTAATCATTGCAATGACGCTAATGAAAGAAGAAAAAGAAAATAGAATTGGCAAAATAAAAGAAGCATATTGGGCAATGAGTAACCTTTATATGACTGTAGCAACACCAACACTTTCAAATGCTGGAAAGCCACATGGACAGTTATCTAGCTGTTTTATTGATACGGTTGATGACAGTCTTCAAGGGATATACGACAGTAACACAGACGTAGCGACCCTTTCTAAATTCGGTGGCGGAATCGGAGTATATATGGGGAAAGTGCGAAGTCGAGGGTCGTCTATTCGAGGTTTTATAGGAGCATCTAGTGGTGTACTTCCATGGATTAAGCAATTAAACAATACGGCAGTTAGTGTGGATCAGCTTGGTCAGCGTCAAGGTGCGATTGCTGTTTACTTAGATGTTTGGCATAAAGACATTTTTACATTTTTAGATTTACGCTTGAACAATGGAGATGAGCGTCTTCGTGCACACGATATCTTTACAGGGGTATGCTTACCGGATTTATTTATGGAGAAAGTAGACGCACGAGAAGAGTGGCACCTATTTGACCCGCATGAAGTACGACAATTAAAAGGCTATTCCCTAGAGGATTTCTACGATGAGAAACGTGGCGAAGGTTCTTTCCGAGAAAAATACGAGGAATGTGTGAATGATTATCGATTATCACGCGAAACTGTTCCAGCAATAGACTTGATAAAACGTATTATGCGTTCCCAGTTGGAAACAGGGGTACCATTTATGTTTTACCGAGATGAAGTAAATCGTAGTAACCCAAACAAGCATGAAGGAATGGTTTATAGCAGTAATCTATGTACAGAAATTTTTCAAAATCAAAGTGCTACCTCTTTTGAGTCCATTCAATTAGAAGACGATGTGATTGTGACAAAACGTAAAGCGGGGGATTTTGTAGTTTGTAATTTATCTTCTATTAATCTAGGACGAGCGGTTCCAGAAAATGTATTGGAGCGTTTGATAAAGATCCAAGTGCGTATGCTCGATAATGTAATTGATTTAAATATGATTCCGGTACCTCAAGCGCAACGTACAAATGCTCGTTATCGAGGAATTGGCCTTGGTACATTCGGTTGGCATCATTTGCTTGCTCTAAATAGTATCCGCTGGGAGTCAGATGAAGCAGTTGAATTTGCTGATAAACTTTATGAAAAGGTTGCTTTCTTAACGATTCAAGCTTCTGCCGAACTGGCGAAAGAGAAGGGGGCCTATCCTTTATTCGAAGGGTCAGATTGGCAAACTGGAGCCTATTTTGAAAAACGTCAATACGAGGGACAAGAATGGAATGAACTGCGTAAGGAAGTCACTGAAAATGGAATTCGAAACGGCTATTTAATGGCAGTTGCACCTAACTCATCCACTTCAATTCTAGCAGGAAGCACGGCGAGTATAGATCCTATCTTTCAAAAGTTTTACTCCGAAGAGAAGAAAGATTACAAAATTCCAGTTACTGTACCAGATTTAAATTCGGAGACTACGTGGTTTTATAAATCAGCTTACTTTATTGATCAACACTGGACTTTAAAACAAAATGCTGCACGTCAACGCCATATTGACCAAGGTGTTTCGTTAAATTTATATGTTCAAAACTCAATAAAAGCAAAAGAATTACTTGATTTACACTTAGATGCATGGAATAGCGGGCTGAAAACAACTTATTACGTTCGATCAACTTCAGTAGAACTAGTCGATTGTGATTCTTGTTCAAGCTAA
- a CDS encoding undecaprenyl-diphosphate phosphatase translates to MEFLELLKAIILGFVEGMTEFAPVSSTGHMIIVDDMWLKTEEFLGQYSANTFKIVVQLGSILAVVVVMWKRLFSLVGLYKIESENSSKRFNLLHVIVGIIPAGVLGVLLEDFIDENLFGVETVIYSLVAGSIFMIIADKFGPKKPSINSLDQITYAKAFKVGLVQCLSLWPGFSRSGATISGGVLFGMDHKTAADFTFIMAVPIMAGASLVSVVKNWEEINMGDMGFYAAGFISAFVFALISIKFFLKLISRIKLMPFAIYRLVIAAILAVIVFM, encoded by the coding sequence ATGGAATTTCTAGAATTATTAAAAGCGATTATATTAGGGTTTGTTGAGGGTATGACAGAGTTTGCTCCTGTTTCTTCTACAGGGCATATGATTATTGTTGATGATATGTGGTTGAAAACGGAAGAATTTTTAGGTCAGTATTCTGCGAATACATTTAAAATTGTCGTTCAGCTTGGTTCTATTTTAGCTGTAGTGGTTGTTATGTGGAAACGATTATTTAGTTTAGTAGGATTATATAAGATAGAAAGCGAAAATTCGAGCAAGCGTTTTAATTTACTACATGTAATCGTTGGTATAATTCCTGCAGGAGTATTAGGAGTATTATTAGAAGATTTTATTGATGAAAATTTATTTGGCGTAGAAACAGTTATATACAGTCTAGTTGCAGGTTCTATTTTTATGATTATTGCGGATAAATTTGGTCCGAAAAAACCGTCTATCAATAGCTTGGATCAAATTACGTATGCTAAGGCATTTAAAGTGGGATTAGTACAATGTCTGTCTTTATGGCCAGGATTCTCTCGCTCAGGTGCAACTATTTCCGGTGGGGTACTGTTTGGGATGGATCATAAAACAGCAGCAGATTTTACATTCATCATGGCTGTTCCAATTATGGCAGGGGCAAGTCTAGTGTCTGTGGTAAAAAATTGGGAAGAGATTAATATGGGGGATATGGGCTTTTATGCAGCAGGCTTTATCAGTGCATTTGTATTTGCGCTAATTTCCATCAAATTTTTCTTAAAACTAATTTCTCGCATCAAATTAATGCCATTTGCAATCTATCGTTTAGTGATAGCAGCAATTTTAGCAGTTATCGTATTTATGTAA
- a CDS encoding DedA family protein, which translates to MEAWISDWLSQYGYFGVFFLILIENIFPPIPSEVILTLGGFMTTTTTMTKLGIIIASTSGSVVGAALLYWIGSLLDVERLEKIVQKYGKILRLTIKDIHKADAWFDKYGVWAVFFGRLVPLVRSLISIPAGMSNMKFGLFLWFTTLGTLIWNTVLVSIGAAVGENWDEIVGYMDIYSNIVYIILAIVGIAFLVWYFKKRD; encoded by the coding sequence ATGGAAGCATGGATTTCGGACTGGCTTAGTCAGTACGGTTATTTTGGTGTATTTTTCTTAATATTAATTGAAAATATCTTCCCTCCAATCCCATCAGAGGTGATTTTAACGCTCGGTGGGTTTATGACTACAACAACAACAATGACAAAGCTTGGAATTATTATTGCATCTACTTCAGGGTCCGTTGTTGGAGCAGCTCTTTTATATTGGATTGGCTCACTTTTAGACGTAGAACGTTTAGAGAAGATTGTACAGAAGTACGGAAAAATTTTAAGACTGACTATTAAAGACATTCATAAAGCAGATGCATGGTTTGATAAATATGGTGTTTGGGCAGTCTTTTTCGGTAGACTCGTGCCACTTGTTAGAAGTTTAATATCCATTCCAGCAGGGATGTCTAATATGAAGTTTGGCTTATTCCTCTGGTTTACGACATTAGGAACTTTGATATGGAACACAGTGTTAGTATCAATAGGAGCAGCAGTCGGAGAGAATTGGGATGAAATAGTAGGGTATATGGATATCTACTCGAACATAGTGTATATTATCTTAGCGATAGTAGGTATTGCATTTCTTGTTTGGTATTTTAAAAAACGTGACTAA
- a CDS encoding metallophosphoesterase: MKRITGAVIAILLYSAIVFYFGWVVSSWLETFFPINKWYFGIVWVLIAYGFLIGRINHSLRLFSIAGSYWMIIMEYGLILFPIGTILTWVYPEQVKLIGWIILFLFVFIFAFGTFNAFTPVVRELSIKLPKKDSKLDKLKVVVASDFHLGLLSNKAHLKRFVKKANEEQPDLILLVGDLVDDDPIWFVKKGMSEVMKQLTSTYGVYGVLGNHEYYGKKIPLLVEEMEASNVHMLLDETIVLAESFYLTGREDLTNRERKQLSELRPEKDNLPWFVMDHTPSNLLIPETEGVDFHVSGHTHRGQMWPNHLITRKVFELDYGYKQKGSLHAIVSSGFGFWGPPIRLGSQSELWAVNIKLEDVNK; the protein is encoded by the coding sequence ATGAAAAGAATTACTGGTGCTGTAATAGCTATTCTCCTGTATTCTGCTATAGTGTTTTATTTTGGATGGGTAGTTTCTAGCTGGTTAGAAACATTCTTTCCTATAAATAAGTGGTATTTCGGTATAGTCTGGGTACTTATTGCTTATGGGTTTCTTATTGGTAGAATCAATCATAGCTTGCGGCTATTTAGTATTGCGGGATCCTACTGGATGATAATTATGGAGTATGGGCTAATTCTTTTTCCGATTGGAACAATTTTAACTTGGGTATATCCAGAGCAGGTAAAATTAATTGGTTGGATAATCTTATTCTTATTTGTTTTCATTTTTGCGTTTGGTACATTCAATGCATTTACACCAGTTGTTCGTGAGCTATCTATTAAATTACCCAAAAAGGATTCCAAGTTGGACAAGCTTAAAGTAGTAGTTGCTTCCGATTTCCATCTTGGTTTATTATCCAATAAGGCGCATTTAAAAAGGTTTGTGAAAAAAGCAAACGAAGAGCAGCCTGATTTAATCTTACTAGTTGGTGATTTAGTTGATGACGATCCTATTTGGTTTGTAAAAAAAGGTATGTCAGAAGTGATGAAGCAGCTAACTTCTACGTATGGTGTATATGGGGTACTCGGCAATCATGAATACTATGGTAAGAAAATTCCTCTATTAGTAGAAGAAATGGAAGCGTCTAATGTACATATGTTGTTAGATGAAACTATTGTGTTGGCAGAATCGTTCTATTTAACTGGTAGAGAAGATTTGACGAATAGAGAAAGAAAGCAGCTTTCTGAATTACGTCCCGAAAAAGATAATCTTCCTTGGTTTGTTATGGATCATACACCTTCGAATTTATTGATACCTGAAACGGAAGGGGTAGATTTTCATGTTTCAGGTCATACGCATAGAGGACAAATGTGGCCAAATCATCTTATTACGAGAAAGGTATTTGAGCTAGATTATGGGTATAAACAAAAAGGAAGCTTGCATGCGATTGTATCATCCGGTTTTGGATTTTGGGGTCCGCCTATTCGCTTAGGTAGTCAATCGGAATTATGGGCAGTAAACATTAAGCTAGAGGACGTGAACAAATAA
- a CDS encoding lmo0954 family membrane protein: protein MKKFGLLVLGIIAGVVAVANLGSLLGLAVSALIVYAGIHFYLKSDSTFLKIFWASVGIVGLLSAVANVPGFFGILAIVGVWYVIKKWNNEPVSFSAPAVKSDDPFVNFEKQWNELSK from the coding sequence ATGAAAAAATTTGGTTTATTAGTACTTGGTATTATCGCAGGGGTTGTAGCAGTTGCAAACTTAGGGAGTTTATTAGGTTTAGCAGTTTCTGCTTTGATCGTCTACGCAGGGATACATTTTTACCTTAAAAGCGATTCTACGTTTTTGAAAATCTTTTGGGCAAGTGTAGGAATCGTAGGATTACTTTCGGCAGTTGCAAACGTGCCTGGTTTCTTCGGAATTTTAGCAATCGTAGGTGTTTGGTACGTTATTAAAAAATGGAATAACGAACCCGTTAGCTTTTCAGCACCAGCTGTAAAATCTGATGACCCATTTGTAAATTTCGAAAAACAATGGAACGAACTTTCAAAATAA